In Sebastes fasciatus isolate fSebFas1 chromosome 8, fSebFas1.pri, whole genome shotgun sequence, the DNA window aagtattgttattattaaatacaattgttatcattatttttatttatttattttattattattttattagtgATGATGGTAGTATAAGTGTTATatcaacaaatgttttttttacagtacctAAAAACTATATTAACATAATCTGTGtacaaaaatcataataacataattagaattaataaagtaaaataaaagtaataataataaaaaattaattgaatataaataaatacagcagGACTTTGTCACAATTCAtcattgtaataaaaaaatctaaataataaaCTCTGAGTGGTATTTATCCAATATTATAATCAAGTActgtgatattattattattattattattattattattattattagtagtagtagtaggattAGTATTATTGgcattataataatgataataataataattagaatttgaatttgaataattattataataatgagtgttgttattattaaatacaattgttattatcattattttctttcattttattttttttatttgtgatgaTGGTAATATAAGTGTTgtatcaaaaatgtttttttttacagtacttCAAAACTATATTAACAAAAACACTGtacaaaaatcataataacataatttgagtaaataataaagaaaaagaaaagtaataattataaataatgaattgaatataaataaatagagctTAAAGAGacttaaaataataatcaaaaaataatcaaaataataaactgTATATGGTATTTATATCTAATATTATAACCAAGTTAATCATTTGTTTTTGGAGTGAGATGACAGCTGCACTCTAAAGTAAACACCAGTAGCTTTGTGCCTACAGTAACAGTAACCTCCTCTAGAGCCCTGTCGAAGCGGAACACTACTAATACAGGAACTGTTTCCGGTCGGAGCAGAAGACATGTTGCACAGCGTCGACCAAACGCTCTTATAACGATGTAAAACATCAACAACCAGTTACACGAGGTTTCTTTACGGTAAATAcgctttaaaatatatttacaaatgtacgtttaaaatcatatttaagTGTTTTAGAAACAGATAAACATCCATTCATAAATTTAACTGTgaactgatgatgatgaggatgaagaggatgaagatACACATTGTGAGAAAATCCTACTGAATGTGTGAACATGAAAAACTCACACATAACAGCTGAAGGTTTAGCTCTTGTGTCTCCTTGTTTgtaatatacacctcaagtgcaactacctttgtttacattttatttattacatctactttacctattttacaagttacaaattacctctgtttacattacatctactttatattttatacctctagtgtaaaacctatttatatttatttattacatctgttttttatattttatacctctagtgtaacaattctgtttatatttatttattacatctattttatattttatacctctagtgtaatacctctgtttatatttatttattacatctaccctacctattctacatgtgcaattacctctgtttacattacatctattttttatattttatacttctagtataacacttctgtttatatttatttattacatctactttacctgttttatttgctttataactgtgtgtgtttttacctgttatatgttttatctgcctcgtttagtcttgtccagtatttgttttaaagcactgaccagaagtggcaactgtgaatctcgttgtatttaatacagtgacaataaagctttctattctattctattcagtCAGTAAGTAGAAGTCAAGAAGCCCCTCGACAGAGCAGACATGGCCGACAGCAACGGTGTGGACATGGATCCAGATGTTGCTCGGAGGCTGTTTGAGGAGGGAGCCACCCTGGTGCTGCTGGATGTCCCTCTGGGTACCGAGCTGGGGATTGACTGCAAGAGTTGGCAAGTTGGTCCCCGCTTCAAGGGTGTGAAGATGATCCCCCCGGGCCTGCACTTCCTCTACTACAGCTCTGTTAACTCGCCAAGCTGTGGAGGAGAAATTGGCCCAAAGTCGGGCCTCTTCCTCAATCTCAAACCAAGAGACATCCTGTTGGCCAAGTGGGATCCCAAAGAAGAAGATCTGGACTTCTCGGCCTCGCAGAACGAAGAGGAGGTGAGCCGGATCAGGGCGAACTTGCGAGACCTGGATCCCCACCTGGGGCCCTATCCGTACGAGGTGATGAGGAAGTGGGTGTCCCTCACTGACCGTCTGAGCGAGGAGGTGGCCAATAGCTTACAGCCTCTTTCAGGTCGAATATGTGCCTTCTGTGACGTCATCCCCGAGGTCCAGCTCACACACACCAAAGACAGGGCAGAGCAGCCGAGGAACGACACAGCCTGTCAGAGCATGAAGGAGGGACTCGACAGGCTCCCCAGGATGAAGCCGAGGGAGGGGACGGAGCTGCGCTTCTCTGTTATCCCCGAGAAGAAGTACCCTGCTGGGGCTACGCCTGCCGAGATCACCCAGTGCAGCCTGGACCAGAGCTACGCCCTGGAGACTGTGCTGGAGAAGCACTACCAGCTGCAGCCTCTCAACCTGCTAGGTATGAGTTAGATACACTACTATAaggtcataaaaaaaatatttaatttcatatAAAAAGCTAACCACACTTCTTTTCTTTCCCCTCTCAggtgagctgcagtttgcctttGTATGTTTCCTGATTGGAGACGTATACGAGGGCTTTGAGCACTGGAAAGGTCTCCTGGCTCTGCTGTGCCGATCGGAGGACGCGATGCGAAAGCGTAAGGAGCTGTATCTGGGGCTCATCGCCGTGCTTTACCACCAGCTCGGAGAAATCCCGCCTGACTTCTTTGTCGACATCGTGTCTCAGAGCAACTTCCTCACTTCCACGCTGCAGGTAGATGCACAACTTCAGAATCCCATGAATGCTGCTTTTAAATATGAGCTCAAAGTACATAGAAAGGAAAGAAACAACCATGTAGTGTCTGTCAGGAGAAGCTTCATCAGGATGCATAGACGCAACAATTTTTCTGAGTTTCACGTGGTCTaaataacatgtttgtttttttaaaggtcttattgatacatttttttatgtagacacataattaaaaaaaacatccacagagcttttagaaaaggtgccgaataaaagtatggcttttcctaaaaacaattatgattgtgaattaatcattttaaaaattgacgggtccaaaagtaatgttttttttttatctctgtggaagatatctgacgtttggttcccacctCTAAGGAGGTTGTGGGACAATAGTAATTTTCGCcctttatttgacagaggaCTGTGTACCAGTCCTGGGGCAACCGGGACATTGCGTTTATTGCTGTTAATGTTGCTTTAAGGTTGCactcctgcattcaaaatagtaagtgtaagtacggaagtatGCGAATTGAGACACAGCTCTAGTATTTCAAAGATCAGGGTTCTTATTTATCAAATGTATCAAGAGTAGCACGGTGGTCCTACCTGTCCTGAATTTCTCACATTGACCCGGAAAGTAATCTTATCTCCCCCAGAGAGAGCTGTCTTAACCTGTTAGGAGTTCCCAGGAGATGGGAAAATATTATTAGCACACATTTCAGTTGGTGTGGAAAAGGTAGAATGTCAAAGCAATTACAAATCATTACATcgtttgactgtttttttttttttcctcccaggACTTTTTCCAGTTTGCCAGTGGACCTGGTATAGACGGCACGCTGCGGAAGAGAGCGGAGAAGTTCAAAGCTCACCTGACCAAGAAGTTTCGCTGGGACTTCGATGCAGACTCGGACGACTGCGCCCCTGTGGTGGTGGAGCTGCCTGAAGGTGTCACCATGGACTGAGACTGTGGTATGGGTTCAGTGAGTGTACATGCTGGAGCCATAAGCAGGGAACAGGACTGACACTGAAGGTGAACAGTGAGGCCTGGTATTTAACTCTTAGTTTCAGTAACACCAGTAGTTCTCTAACAGTATGTGTTGAAAGTGTTACATGTGGGCTGTACAACACCTTCTCATATATGTATACAATTTGTACCCTGTTTATTGACAAAACATCCAAAGTGCTACGTCATGGCAGAGCTGCAGTATACTAAATGTCAGTGGTGCCCTCTGGTGGCGGGTTTCTCTAAGCTCAGCAAGCACTTTACAGTTTTAGAGCCCCTGTTGCAACACATTTATTGCCAAAATCAACCCCCTAGTTGTTTTAACCTCACTTAAGTTGGAGAGTTGATGCAAATAATTATAAGTAGTGTCATACACAGAGCTGTTATTTTACTTAAGACTACTTGTTTAACCAGAACTGTCACATAAAAAGACACTCTTAATATCACCAAACCTTCTCGATATGCAGGATTTAGctggaagaaaacaaaatgatagTATTGTGTGACTGTTGTGGTTCTATACCTTCTtatattcaaaaataaataatgctttttgttaataaatagttgCCACACTGTTAgaaaatgacaaagtttgtATTGGTAAATTGGTTAAAGAGACCACATCTGAGCTAACTCTTCCTAAGTTTACATTTTTCTATGATTTATTGGATCCAAATTCCTtcgaataaagaaaaaaaaaacacttttgatACAAAATAGCCGTGTAGTGCTTTGTGTCAGTACCATCTGTTGAATGTTATTACACGGTTTTGTTGAATactggattctgattggtcaatcacagcgttctacggtctgttatttctttatagcagaccgttgctatggacacagttctgatgttggactctggcggaccatttttgtgtcaaatcattgatttcttaagtaagtatcTGTGTAATAAGccggataatgtacagctagcgggtcattgctgtgaaataaaccccttcagggcgaagCAAGACCTCCGCTTTGCATCAGGGTCCaccgcatcgccctgttggggtttatttcacaacaatgaccggcccgctatacattatcccttacttaatccATGTTTCAGGGTTGCTTTGAAAATATATCTAATTGCGATATGATTCAAGATATTGGAGGGaaagatcatttttacatcattattctcattttcattgaaaaacattaaaatgattatgttttttttttttttgaggtgatctgtaccaaaaaaatgttttcttaaatCTGTAGAATATAATGTGTaggtcaggacatctctgcacatttcacacattgcacacatttcaccttcaacaaatattgtgattttaacaaatactATATTGCGATTTCACTAAAATCTCAagtaattgtgcagccctagttgctGCTTGGCGTTTCAATACCTGTCAGGAGTCatgtctctctcctccactaGATGGCGTTCACGGGCTTTTTGTGAATATTTCAAACTTCATGTATCTTCTTAAGGATCTTCATCGTAACAGAATGAAAGCTGTTGTTATTGGTGCTGGGAGGAATTGGCGGTGGGTTCTGTGCACGATACAACTGTCCGGGATGGAAATCATCTTCAAGCTTTCTCTGATCTCAA includes these proteins:
- the aar2 gene encoding protein AAR2 homolog, whose amino-acid sequence is MADSNGVDMDPDVARRLFEEGATLVLLDVPLGTELGIDCKSWQVGPRFKGVKMIPPGLHFLYYSSVNSPSCGGEIGPKSGLFLNLKPRDILLAKWDPKEEDLDFSASQNEEEVSRIRANLRDLDPHLGPYPYEVMRKWVSLTDRLSEEVANSLQPLSGRICAFCDVIPEVQLTHTKDRAEQPRNDTACQSMKEGLDRLPRMKPREGTELRFSVIPEKKYPAGATPAEITQCSLDQSYALETVLEKHYQLQPLNLLGELQFAFVCFLIGDVYEGFEHWKGLLALLCRSEDAMRKRKELYLGLIAVLYHQLGEIPPDFFVDIVSQSNFLTSTLQDFFQFASGPGIDGTLRKRAEKFKAHLTKKFRWDFDADSDDCAPVVVELPEGVTMD